The nucleotide window GTCCGGAGCTTTGTATTCAGTCCAATACCCCACTTAAGGTATAGGTTCTGtctatcttgttttgaaagCATCTTCTGCATTTGCCTGCTCAGCATCTGCCTCTCACGTCGTAGAGCCTTAATGCTGTTCACAAAAAGAAACAATTGAATTCTCCTAATGAAcaagttaaattgaattgaatttaacAAAACCTGCGACCTTGAAGACGAGATGTTAATTAATATCACCTTGAAGTGGGTGTCAGAATTTGACCATCTTCGACAGTTTGAGAACCTTGggaaaaaatttgatgaatgaagGAAAGCCTCCTGAGCTCCACTTTCATGTAAATAGAATCTGTTGGGTCACCATTGAATAGCAGGAAGAAGTAGGTCCTGTGAACCAATGAAGTATTGCAAGCATGCCAAAGTTCTATGATTTCTCTTTGAAGCCTTTTGAATTCTGAAGGCCATCTGGAAGGACTTCCTGTATCAACTTGCGTTGGGTCCAACCCAACCTCTTTAACACTCTTTGCGGAAGCTATGGGCTTTGGTTCTATCTCCAGTATCTGCCAGACATGAAAATCCATGTTAAACATACGACAGTAGCTGGATtctcaaaagttcaaaaaaaacaTGGTTCTTCGTGAAGTTCTCAATTAAGGAAATACAGATATGTTCCATGTAACTAATTATCCACTAGGTTTTGTGAATGGATATGATAATCGATAATTGATTTTGTATAAACACTCACCACATGATCAGAATATTGATTCTCACACTGAAGACCAACCATTTCATTTATCCCTGCAGTCGAAGTACATCTGCTGGTACTATCTTCATCAACTGGACTTTTGGCATCCAGCACTTTAAGCTTATCAATAGCAACAATCCCTGCTGAAGTCTGAGAATTACTTCTTGATAAACTGTCAATGAAAGCATCATATTTCAAGGTAGAAAGTTTTCTCTGAAGAGCCACAGGTCTTCCAGTAAGGTCTTTCTCAAACCCAATTGGAGTGCTCTCATGCTTTTCTACCTTCTCAAACCACGGCGAAGTCATACTAGTCATAAGACTTGCTTTACAACTTCTAGTTCGAGTTAATCTCAAGCATCTAGAGCTAGGCATATAATTTTCTATTGACCATGGAGATGGACTTTCGGCAGATGGAACTACAAAACCTGGAACAAAGGTATTCAAATATTTATCTTCCTTCGACAGGTGCGAACCCAACTCTTGATTTGCTTTATCTCCATTCTCAACTGCCATTACTCTGGTGGTAGCTGTGCTTGCTACAGAAGATGACATACTTGAGTTTATGTATTTGTTGAGGCTtgaatcaaacatttttttgtttacGTATCTGTTTGGGCTTGAGTCTGACATTTTTGAATTTACATATCTTTCTGGGCTTGAATCTGGAATATTTAACTCTAAAAATCTGTTCGTTATTGGCTCTTCCATCTCAATGCATTGGACCTCTTTACAAATATCCTCTGATTTTTCATCAGTCTGTTCTTCAGTCTCCTCTTGATAACAATAAGGTCCAACAAATTTTGGAACAGTAACTGACAAGTGTGGGGAGGAATGGTTCGATGAAAAGTTCTGTTCGAAGTCAGGAAGTTGGAATAAGTTATCATCAGAACTACTCCTACTGTGTCTGCCTGAATATTGAGATGCATCACAAGATCTGACACCAACATCAAGGCAGTGAGGATCTGCCAAAACGGGTGTCTCAGAcatttgattttcaaagaacAATGAAGTTCGCACTCGCAATTTGGGGTAATGATGATCTTGACCTGCCTGCAGAAAGGACAATCTATGTTTAGTGTAAGGTAGACAAGGGAAAGAGGATACTTGGGTCTATTACAGACATACCTGTACCAATGCAGGTTTATCATCACCAACCAGTTGTAGGAGATCATTGACCTGAGAGTGAGCAAGGTCTCGTTGCAGAGTCAGCTCCTTTATCTCTTTCATCATCTGCATGAttgggaaaggaaaaataaccaaaaaaatccAGGTTTTAGCTGATAAAATTGATGCTGCACGTTGCATGAATGGAGAAAACAGTACAATGTCTTTATAGGTATATGGATCAGCTCATAGTCAGATCAGAGGTCACATGGCATAGTAACACCCGCAGTtccacatgcacatgcacatgcacataaTTTttaggaagatgaagaagataacTACTTTATGAGCACCAGACACGGGTAAAATTAAGGACTGGTCAAGTTTTATGACACTAGTAACCATAACAGGTTGATTGACTGTCTCTTAATAAAGTTGATTATCTGTTAATAAAAGTGAAATTGTTATAACCCCGTTATCATGGTTTTAGGTTGCTCCAACTTTGCTCAAGGTTGTCTTAACaagtaaatatcttttttttcttttataggtaACAAGTAAATATCTTCTTGGTATTGCATTAATAGCAATTTGTCTTCCATTATTCCCTAATGATTAATTTTCAAAGCCACCCCACTCTCTTTGCAAGATTTATACGTTTTTGTCACTCTAGTGATAATTCGATGATATACTAAAAGTAGCTGAGCTAGGGGTAAGCATCACTACTAGGATAAAGTTAGAATTGAGCGAAGGGAGTAATCTCATCTTTCCTTATGCACCTAAGCACCAACCTTAAGGCTCTACAAGCAGAGACTGACAAGTAGAGAGGGTGATGGAAGTTAGAGAAATACATTGATCAAGTGTGGCTGGATGAACAAAGATGAATCAACAGTCATGCTTGCAAAGTTTACCAACTCTAATAAAGTTTCATCAGTATGTATAGTTATTTACATATACcactaattttaataaaatgtaagcattttttctttatattagcGAAGGACACCTGAGGTACTCTGGGAATTTAGTAGGAAGctaatttattactaaaaacCCTTTTGATTACCTTTTCAATCTGAAGGTCCTTTTCCCTAAGTAAGGCAGTTGAATTAGATGTAACAGAACTTAGTCCTGAACTTCTCAATTCACCCTCCAATCGAGCCAGTTCTCTCTGCAAATTCTTTACCAATACTTTATCAGACACGACTACATTGACTTTAGCGTTGGTCGACACTTCTTTAGCACAACTTGCAAACAAAAGAGTGTTCCTTGATTGCTCAACATGACTTCGTGCTGGACTCATGGTGCAGATGATGGCAGTTCTAGCATTCCCTCCTAAAGAGGACTGCAGTATGCGGGTCAGCTTTGAATCTCTAAAAGGTACATGTCCATTTCTTCCCTTGCTGAATCCAAAATCAAAGTTAGCTGTATTAGCAATAAATATAGTAATTGCTCATTCTATGCTAGGGTTTCAATCATAAAATGAAAGACAAGCACGTACAGGATTCCATGCTACAATAgcaactatttttacaaatttctgGAACGACAATCAGAATGGCGGCCCTAGTCAATCCTCATAAATTTATAGTGTGATATTTGATGGcacaatatatacatgatgacaACAAAATGTTACATtaaggtgcggtttggatagtgagatgagatgagatggttttagatgaaagttaaaagttgaataaaatattgttagaatattgttattgttttgggatttgaaaaagttgaattgtttattatattttgtgtgggaattggaaagttgtaatgatgagatgaaacactttcactatccaaatggggccaAGTTGCAAGGCTATAGTTTATAACATGTTAATGTGAAAGGAACATGCTAGCCATGTTATTAGTAGTCTTATATTGCATAAAATTGTTTATGAACAAATTTAAGGGCTGAAATTTGATCACCAAAGTTGAAACCCCTAACCACTCAAATTAGTGAATCATAAAGCTAGGCGTAAAATTGAGGAGCTGCTGTGACAAACCAGTGCTAACACTGTAACTGAGTGCAACAAGTAATGAAGTATTATCAGTAACTCTTAGGCAATTTCACTGACATGTTCAATAATAGTCCTTTCGCTGAATGTTCGTGGATATAAATAAGCTAAAAGCACAGGCAGCAGCAAGTATAAATCGTGACTTCAGTAAACTGCAAGAAGTTAAGATTCAAGCTTGACTGGCAAACCTGAGCTTACGGATAACAGTTCCCAGAGTTAACAAGCTGCGATTTATGTGACAACCTTCTTTCAACCTTGCACCAGCTGATAACGACTGAGATGCACGCTCACTTCCTGCAAGGTCAACAAAGTTCTGtaccaaaacaaaaagacatTGTTGACATCGTTGCTCATACCAATTGAACcatggttttcttttcttttcttttttcctaataAAAAGTTTAGCGAGTTCATACCACGGTAGCTGAAAGGGAGCTTGACTTGTCATTTCTAAGAAACTCACGTGCTGAACTTTCAATTGTCTGACAGAAACACATTATTCAGTAGGAGCAAATGTGAAAAATCATCAGGAATGGTTCATTCAAATTTTACAATGACAACCAGTTATACCAGTCTAAGAATCTGATGAGATCTGGAACTTGCTTCATTCAGGAATGTCTCCCCAATTTGTCTTTGAGCTGCAAAAATAAATGAGGACATTGTTTATGGGTGCAGTCACACATGATATGGTGAAAAAGAAAGACTAGTTTGAAGCATCCTTATTCCTTACTTTCACAGACCGATAAAAGTTCTTTAAAATGGTTCCAGTCCTTCAGAGTTGCCTCTGTGAGTTTCTCTACAATAGTCCCTCTCTATCAGATTAGAAAACTATTAGTGGAAAGAACCTTCATATGCAGTTCTTcaggatataaaaaaatgataatcaccTCTGGATCATCAAGAAGTCTTAACGGGGTATTGTCTGCACTTAGGAGGTCCCTGACAGATTCATTGTAAATCTCCATGGCAGAGAACTTCAAAAGAAAGTCTCTTTCATTATGCTGAAAATTCACACCATTGGATCAAATTAATGGAACCCCTGGAAAATaaggaaatgaataaaaataaataagggaagccgatattaatatttcaattaCCTTCTCCATGTAGTCGTAAATATCTGCTACAGTGTAGTCGGTAATTCCACTCATGGTATATGTCTTTCCACTGCTTGTTTGTCCATATGCAAAAATACTTGCTGAAAAATAGGTTACCATTGAAAATAATGTAGATATTGTGGGGTTACAGGCAAATTTCATGAAACAGCAATAATGATAAAGAAACCAAAACTTAAGGTACTCACCATTTATACCACTGACGACTAGAAGTGCAACTTCCTTGGCTCCTTCTTCGTATACCTGCCTTGTGGAGCAATCACTCCTAAATACTCTgtctaaaaccaaaaatatacaaacaaaaCAACACATATCAGAAgagtaataaatataacaacaaACCCGAGTCAGATATGTTAGACATAATATCAATACAAATGCTTTTTCTAACAAAACCACAGACCAATCAATATCCAAGTTAAGGAAAGAGTTTATCATATCAGTATGGCCAGGTTTAACCGAAAGCTGGGGATAAAGTCAGAATTATTAATGACAGATGAATTTCAAAAAGAGAACAAACAAAGTAAGAGTAGCAGAAATTCCACCTCCTAAAATCGGTATCCAGTTCAAGCAAAAATTTCCATTATCCAGAAGACTGGAGTGAAATTGGGCATTACAGCAAACGTGTTAATATATTCTTGGTAACCAAGATGATCGCATCAATGATATGCCATAATTGACACAATTTGACTATTAAGACCCAGTAAATGCATCAGCAAAAGAGACTAAATTTGTAAATGTAATAACGCTTTCTTACCAAATGTATAGGCAGTTGGGTACATGGACCGCTCAGAAACTGTAAGGTTATTCCTGTATATGACAGTGTCGTCATTGATGCATTCCCACTCCGAGACATCATTCCTCACAATCTCCTTCTCATTCAATGGCCTCAGCCGAACTGAAACAAATATATTCTCCTCACGGCCACTCGGCCCTTGCATTAGCTCGTCTCCACCAGCTGCTCCCATCACTCAATATTCCTGCTCTTCTTCCAAAACCCACCTCCAAGCAAGACTGAAATAGAGACTATATATCAAGAAATCAACGAGTCCTGATAAAGACCACCAGTCGTTGCCTCTTTCCTTCGGCTCCTCAAACTTTTTTCCTCGCTATTGGACTAACGCGTAACGGTTCCGACTATTCAATAAAGCAACCGTTGTTGGTTTTGTGCAGAACTCAGAAGGCCACCAAAACTTTCTGCCACAATCATGATCTGCATCAACAATCTAATCATGGGTCAATGCAAACTCAACCACATTTTGTCCGACTTTCTTAGATCAGGAACATCAGAATGCATAGATACCCAATAAATAATCAAACTCTTATTTTCTTCCTGAGACAAACAAATAATGGGCTTTGTAGTTTAATGGGAATcttgcagtttttttttaaatggtccCCAATTACAGACTGTCGCTGTCTTCCCTCACATATTAGAGATTTAGAATATACATTGTTAATGGAAGAAAAAACAAGCAAAtgcacatagagagagagaacgagagagagagctctaCACCGAGGTCTGAGAATTCACCGTCATTTTCAAGGAATGTTTGTGATCTATGGAAGATTCTTCACTAGCTCCATGTGCAGTTTAGTGCTCTGCACAGAGAGCTCCGAAAATGGCCGTCTGACTGTCTGAAATTTTATTTCCAGACGAAAATTTGTTTTTGGCTGTTTCAGCGTTTTGTTTCTAAATCCGCAATCTATTATAACTTGACGAGTTCCGAAAAAAAATTCCAGTACatttgagcaaaaaagaaactttgatgCACCAAAAAGTCGAATTAAAGACCAAACTCAGATTTCCAGCGTTCaacggaaaaaacaaaacaaaacataattcgGCCGACAACAAATTAGGACACCAATTAGACTGTGTTCAGTTGGAGATAACCGGAGATGAAGACCCCAATCCAAATCTCAACTCCAGATGCttaatatacatacacacaaaatgaaaatgaaactgAACAAACATTTCAAggggagattaaaaaaaaaaagagcaagatTCTTAAAGCAAGAGAACACAAATTCGAAATCACATACTTTATTCTTCCAAACCAAACAAGGCCGTAGAATTTGCGTGCATTGTCACAATCAACAGCGTAAACGTTGttttaacttaaaaagaaaaattgcctCAATTTAATGACATTGTCTCCCCTCCTGCAACGGCGATCTCCAGaattcaaaaaccaaaaaatataaagtgcATGTCACAATCTTCAAACTATTTTGAAATCTGCGAATGAGATTGAGAAGTGAAGGAAAGAAATCtccccctcctctctctctcttctcttctctctttctctctctctctctcactgatTTATATGAGGTTCTGAAAAATACGAGGGTATTGAGGAGTACTGGTGGTTATGGCGTCGACTTCGTTCatttttactttgttttgtGAATTGCTTTTTCTCCGCTGCCTCTGAATATTCTCAGCCTTTGAATTAAAAAGGCTACCGCGCTGAGCGAGACGTTGAAAAACCAAGAGAAGAAAGATGTCCGAGTCCGAGATGACTTTTATTGTCCTTCTTATTTGACTTAAATTGCGAGCCAAGAGCCAACCCAACCAAACCCATGCATAAATTGGCCTCACCCACAAATTAGCGGCACCACATGATTTGCCTTAATCAAAATTACGATTTTTGCAAGcaacatatcatatttatttttatttttaattttatatttaattatatttctcttatattaattaaatttttttattcatcatctatccatcatatatttaataaaaaacaattaaaaatttatacgtGATgtgtaatttaaaaatgataaataaattttttcgaACTATATTAGcatctctttcttcctcttttttatttttgaatttgggTGCTCGAGTAAAAGATagatagataaattatatatcataatatttattaaatatttaatattggcTAAAAAATTCACTcgaacaactatatatattataaaatacacTTCAcctatctatttttcttttattatagaCTCTAAAGTTTagtcaaaaactcaaaaacccaaatctatttttttccctaatcaACACGCATACgttaaaataattgagaataAGAGAAGAGTAGAGGTGCCCTAAGCAATGTAGGAAATGTAGGAAAGCAGCAAATTGACTTgggggaaaagaagaagaaaatgctaaaACCAGACAATTACATGGAGGGTTCTCCAACTAATCGCTTGACCTATTAGGGTAAGGGGTGAATTACGCACCCCTTAAACTCATGCAGACAGGCTAGTCCACCAGAGAGTTATCAATAAAACTCAtcgattgtatatatatatatttttttttacttatagaGTAATGTAATATACAGTCatagagtgtgcaagtatcgtatagtcattttgaaaaagaatgtggtccactattaaaaaataaatttttttcatataaatcccatatttattcgttttttttaagtgattacACGGTATTTATccactcacgactgtaactattatttctcttaatttataaaCATTAGCACGGACCGACGGTAAAAACCCTCCatcccatttatatatattaattgtaaaaaatataagtaCGTACTTACATAAACGATACATACATATTTACCACGATCACTCATTCTTTCTCACTTACGGATCGATTTTTCCTCCTCCTCCCAACCATTTCCCTTGTTCTGATCTCTTGCGTGTGTCCACACACACATCATGTACACAAGATCAAGTGTTTGTTAGTTCTTATTTCACTCGAATGAAAGGGCTTTGGGATGATGAATTATTgctcaattattttttgagaaatgatacttacagtcgtgaatatgcaagcgccgtgcagtcgctttaaaaaaaaaaaatatggaatccacatgaaaagaaattaattttttaataatggatcccactctttttcaaaacgactgtacggcatttgcgcactctacgactgtatgtagcattactattTTCTTACATTCCTGGacagattttattaattaatagatcCAGTACTGCctcccattaattaattaataaggtTTTCTTCCACTTCTTTTGCAAGAAGATGCAAAAGAGAAGCAGTACTAGTCGGCAAGTACtctaattaaaagaaaaacaaatttttgtgaccagtttattgtaattaaaaaattattcacaattaattttagttataaataataattttattagaattaactAGTCgtaaataagcaattttcttataCTTTAACCGTTTCTCCTATTGAATTTGCTgctatatatgttgaaaaagaCTGGCTACCACAAGATAGAGCTTCATCATCTAGACTATAAGATGTTCACTTTTCAAGGACAGGCCGATTTGTTCTCACAAGCTTTTTCCTTGGTTAAGGTCTCTTCTCGTTCTGAACGCACTTCTTTATAAATTGCATGCATCCAGCCATGTGACATCCTCTCTGGTAGCTAGGAATATGCCATGGctgctaaaaatatatatagctgcTTTAGAAGAGAAAAATACAGGGTCcctcacttctttataagtttgCTGGAAAGCAATCGATTGGTAGTAAATAGGTTTATAAAATCGATCAAGTTGTAGTAATTTTATGGATGAgtcgggctactctgccgcccagAGTAGCCCGCTCTAATTGACCGATACTAGTTGCTTTTtgcaactgttttttttttttttttttaaatttttctattcacattttttaatatatttaaataattttaaaaaataaaaaaagtacatcaatatacttaaaatcacctCCTTAATTCACTACAAGGGGAATTACCTTTCCCGGCGATTTAATTTCGCTGGAAAAAGCAGTAAAATCGCCGCCTATCACCtttcccagcgatttataaattaCTGAAAGTTCGCCGATATTAAAGCTCTacttttgatctactccaacgAAAGTTGAAAATCACcgagaaatattttctttatcaaCGAATTTTTTTTGTCgcaaatagtattttatattgcCGCAATTGTGATCTATGATTCAGCTGGTAATCGTTGGGCAAACTAGCTTTTTTCTAGAGTGGTCAAATATAGCGGTCAAGTAGAGTGGACAAACTAACTTTTTCCTTTATGGATTCATTGAGAAGTATATATTTCGATTAGTTGCTAAGAGTTATATATACTTGAAAAGAAAGGATACTTTGATTAAGGACAGATTTGGaggatgagatgataattttgtgttttgttttagtgtttaaaatattatgttttagtattaatattgtattgagatttgaaaaagttgaattgagatttaaaaaagttgaattgtttattatattttgtatagagatttaaaaaatgtataatgatgagataagatgagatgaaaattttgtatctcatcccaccccaaacctgccctaagtaaACTGATCACAAACATGTGTCTCGAGATATCTTATAcattaatcattttttcttaaagatTATTTcggaaaatatataaaataaagctTAGAACTGCACCTTCACGTGCTTAATTGGCCTTTAAAAATGTGTGCATGCACGTGCCCTTTTGGCTAATAATTGGATTCTTTCCTTTAAAAGTACATCACCGACAGTTATggaaatagactaatagtttgtAAACTAAATACGTTTGCTTCTTGTCTAATTATTAAGAGAATATgacatttttaactatttttttttaaatctataggCATCTGGCAACTAAAATTAAAAGGCTCTTTAATTAGGCcttaataagatttttattataagtgcctagaaaatattaatgttaataATAGAATTTCATATACATGGAGAAAATAgttaattaatctatatatagagaagggagaagggagaTAGCACCATCTTGACCATTGgaaaatctttatttataagGATGTCTGGCCTTGGATggtaagatgagatgatctgtaaataataataaaatgatttgtgaatagtagtgaaatagtttaaaataagatatttatgGAGTTCtaggaaatgagaaaaaaaaagtttgaataaaatattataaaattaaaatattgttagaatataattgttgttttgatatttaaaaaaattgaattattttttgtgttttgtttgaaaattttgaaaagttgtaaaatttgaaaatttgaaattgaatagtctttgtatttgtggtgtttggatattgagatgagatgaaatgataagatgagataagatgagagtatCTTGCTATCCAAATCAACTGTTTGGAAACACAAGTACACATTTCAAGTATTctcatatattatcatatatatatttttttccaaacatcactaaataacaaaatattttcaatttcaaatattcaattttttcatataattattacctaatcattacaactttcctaaacactcaaacaaaacataaaaataataatactttttcaaatttcaaagtaaaaataatattaaaaaatcatattaaaataattttttaactttataatatttatattcaaaattttctctcttatatattttccaaaatctaataaagtatcttaattcaaaatatttcattactatttacagatatactgagatatttaagtacttaaattaagatgatataattcaaagaaagtaatttttaaaaagtctACATAAGTCTAAGCCAAATTATGACAGGAGCATAAACTTTATTCCTTTATTTAATATGGTataattcacaaaaataattttttagacattctattatttacatatacGTATTGCTAGCTAggttatgtaatttttaaactttatatataaatattttaaactttatatttcttattatatatagaatataattattgaaagCATGACCTATCTACTTATCTTCTTTATTATTCTAAAAGAGATTTACTAATTAAATT belongs to Juglans regia cultivar Chandler chromosome 8, Walnut 2.0, whole genome shotgun sequence and includes:
- the LOC108989057 gene encoding kinesin-like protein KIN-7F isoform X1: MGAAGGDELMQGPSGREENIFVSVRLRPLNEKEIVRNDVSEWECINDDTVIYRNNLTVSERSMYPTAYTFDRVFRSDCSTRQVYEEGAKEVALLVVSGINASIFAYGQTSSGKTYTMSGITDYTVADIYDYMEKHNERDFLLKFSAMEIYNESVRDLLSADNTPLRLLDDPERGTIVEKLTEATLKDWNHFKELLSVCETQRQIGETFLNEASSRSHQILRLTIESSAREFLRNDKSSSLSATVNFVDLAGSERASQSLSAGARLKEGCHINRSLLTLGTVIRKLSKGRNGHVPFRDSKLTRILQSSLGGNARTAIICTMSPARSHVEQSRNTLLFASCAKEVSTNAKVNVVVSDKVLVKNLQRELARLEGELRSSGLSSVTSNSTALLREKDLQIEKMMKEIKELTLQRDLAHSQVNDLLQLVGDDKPALVQAGQDHHYPKLRVRTSLFFENQMSETPVLADPHCLDVGVRSCDASQYSGRHSRSSSDDNLFQLPDFEQNFSSNHSSPHLSVTVPKFVGPYCYQEETEEQTDEKSEDICKEVQCIEMEEPITNRFLELNIPDSSPERYVNSKMSDSSPNRYVNKKMFDSSLNKYINSSMSSSVASTATTRVMAVENGDKANQELGSHLSKEDKYLNTFVPGFVVPSAESPSPWSIENYMPSSRCLRLTRTRSCKASLMTSMTSPWFEKVEKHESTPIGFEKDLTGRPVALQRKLSTLKYDAFIDSLSRSNSQTSAGIVAIDKLKVLDAKSPVDEDSTSRCTSTAGINEMVGLQCENQYSDHVILEIEPKPIASAKSVKEVGLDPTQVDTGSPSRWPSEFKRLQREIIELWHACNTSLVHRTYFFLLFNGDPTDSIYMKVELRRLSFIHQIFSQGSQTVEDGQILTPTSSIKALRRERQMLSRQMQKMLSKQDRQNLYLKWGIGLNTKLRTLQLVHCLWTDTRNMDHITESAGLVAKLVGSVEPGKAFKEMFGLSFTPRYSSHRSFRWKSNMKYLP
- the LOC108989057 gene encoding kinesin-like protein KIN-7F isoform X2, producing the protein MGAAGGDELMQGPSGREENIFVSVRLRPLNEKEIVRNDVSEWECINDDTVIYRNNLTVSERSMYPTAYTFDRVFRSDCSTRQVYEEGAKEVALLVVSGINASIFAYGQTSSGKTYTMSGITDYTVADIYDYMEKFSAMEIYNESVRDLLSADNTPLRLLDDPERGTIVEKLTEATLKDWNHFKELLSVCETQRQIGETFLNEASSRSHQILRLTIESSAREFLRNDKSSSLSATVNFVDLAGSERASQSLSAGARLKEGCHINRSLLTLGTVIRKLSKGRNGHVPFRDSKLTRILQSSLGGNARTAIICTMSPARSHVEQSRNTLLFASCAKEVSTNAKVNVVVSDKVLVKNLQRELARLEGELRSSGLSSVTSNSTALLREKDLQIEKMMKEIKELTLQRDLAHSQVNDLLQLVGDDKPALVQAGQDHHYPKLRVRTSLFFENQMSETPVLADPHCLDVGVRSCDASQYSGRHSRSSSDDNLFQLPDFEQNFSSNHSSPHLSVTVPKFVGPYCYQEETEEQTDEKSEDICKEVQCIEMEEPITNRFLELNIPDSSPERYVNSKMSDSSPNRYVNKKMFDSSLNKYINSSMSSSVASTATTRVMAVENGDKANQELGSHLSKEDKYLNTFVPGFVVPSAESPSPWSIENYMPSSRCLRLTRTRSCKASLMTSMTSPWFEKVEKHESTPIGFEKDLTGRPVALQRKLSTLKYDAFIDSLSRSNSQTSAGIVAIDKLKVLDAKSPVDEDSTSRCTSTAGINEMVGLQCENQYSDHVILEIEPKPIASAKSVKEVGLDPTQVDTGSPSRWPSEFKRLQREIIELWHACNTSLVHRTYFFLLFNGDPTDSIYMKVELRRLSFIHQIFSQGSQTVEDGQILTPTSSIKALRRERQMLSRQMQKMLSKQDRQNLYLKWGIGLNTKLRTLQLVHCLWTDTRNMDHITESAGLVAKLVGSVEPGKAFKEMFGLSFTPRYSSHRSFRWKSNMKYLP